From the Brassica napus cultivar Da-Ae chromosome A8, Da-Ae, whole genome shotgun sequence genome, one window contains:
- the LOC106425959 gene encoding protein kinase STUNTED, with translation MTQNGVVTGRGGGRTVVVGVKFDAASSELLDWALVKVAEPGDTVIALHILTNGDSSSVSLVKTFDSVLEAYEDFCKLKQVELKLKLCRGSPTRKVLVREAKLCYGSKVVVGVSKTCSHSSLSVAKYLAKKLPKDSWVMAVDNGKVMFQKDGSSLKARSNVGRNTLSSFFQMHKNTKVVNSWDEEEEEEDRYNGCSLRQALVSSCLGKNLATCGDLSRSSSCNGDQDDFHKSVVTEPVKIPEDLTRFITMLVNELPEFRPGWPLLCRVASPDLLANVPRSYSFRQIPVAQWVLKLPSRTNSLVSSSNAKQLSSLNNESLATVPDGNDSMTLNCSPEGLHQWFFSTSCRSFKYKELVSVTSNFSPDNFIGKGGSSRVYRGYLTNGREVAVKILKQTKGVLKDFVAEIDIITTLNHKNVISLLGYCFENNNLLLVYNYLSRGSLEENLHGNKKDHVVFRWNERYKIALGVAEALDYLHNKAPQLVIHRDVKSSNILLSDDFEPQLSDFGLAKWASSVSTTQIICSDVAGTFGYLAPEYFMYGKMNDKIDVYAYGVVLLELLSGRKPVSSESPKARESLVMWAKPILDDRDYSQLLDQSLVNHNNGDQMERMALAATLCIRHNPQSRPEMGMVLNLLKGDVEMLKWAKEQVSNGLEDSKLLKDEKLKRSNLQSHLNVAFLDMEDEESISMRSMVQGISVEDYLKGRESRSSSFN, from the exons atgacgCAAAACGGTGTCGTTacaggaagaggaggaggtcgTACTGTTGTGGTGGGTGTGAAGTTCGATGCGGCGAGCAGTGAGCTTCTAGATTGGGCTTTGGTCAAGGTTGCTGAACCGGGTGACACCGTCATCGCTCTTCACATTCTCACCAATG GCGACTCTTCGTCTGTCTCTCTTGTTAAAACTTTCGACTCTGTTCTTGAAGCTTATGAAGATTTCTGCAAACTGAAACAG GTTGAGCTGAAGCTGAAACTATGCAGAGGCTCTCCTACTCGGAAGGTTCTAGTTAGAGAAGCAAAGTTATGTTATGGATCCAAAGTTGTAGTTGGAGTTTCCAAAACTTGTAGCCACTCATCTCTCTCCGTGGCTAAGTACTTAGCCAAGAAACTACCAAAAGACAGCTGGGTTATGGCTGTTGACAACGGGAAAGTCATGTTTCAGAAAGATGGTTCCTCATTGAAAG CAAGAAGCAATGTTGGTAGGAACACTTTGTCTAGCTTCTTTCAGATGCATAAGAACACCAAAGTAGTTAACAGTTGggatgaggaggaagaggaggaggatcgTTACAATGGCTGTAGTCTACGGCAGGCTTTAGTGTCTTCCTGCCTTGGGAAGAATCTCGCTACTTGTGGAGATCTATCTAGATCATCTAGCTGTAACGGTGATCAAGATGATTTCCACAAGTCAGTGGTCACTGAGCCAGTAAAGATTCCAGAAGATTTGACCAGATTCATCACTATGCTGGTTAATGAACTGCCTGAGTTCAGACCAGGTTGGCCTTTGCTTTGTCGTGTAGCTTCTCCGGATCTGTTAGCTAATGTTCCGAGAAGTTATTCCTTCAGACAGATACCAGTTGCCCAGTGGGTGCTCAAGCTTCCCTCTAGGACTAATTCTCTTGTTAGTAGCTCAAACGCTAAGCAGTTGTCTAGCTTAAATAATGAAAGTCTAGCTACTGTTCCTGATGGTAATGATTCTATGACCTTGAATTGCTCTCCTGAGGGTCTTCATCAGTGGTTCTTCTCCACATCTTGCCGATCTTTTAAGTACAAGGAACTTGTGTCAGTCACCTCCAATTTCTCCCCTG ataattTCATCGGAAAAGGAGGAAGCAGCAGGGTTTACAGAGGCTATCTGACCAATGGAAGAGAGGTTGCGGTGAAAATTCTCAAGCAAACAAAAGGCGTCTTGAAAGATTTTGTGGCGGAGATTGACATCATCACGACGTTAAACCATAAGAACGTTATTTCCCTCTTGGGTTACTGCTTTGAAAACAATAACCTCTTGCTTGTGTACAATTATCTCTCAAGAGGAAGCCTTGAAGAGAATCTTCATG GCAACAAGAAGGATCATGTTGTGTTTCGTTGGAACGAGAGATATAAGATAGCTTTGGGAGTAGCTGAGGCGTTGGACTATTTACATAACAAAGCTCCACAACTTGTCATTCACAGAGATGTTAAGTCATCAAACATATTACTGTCTGATGATTTTGAGCCACAG CTTTCTGACTTTGGGCTTGCGAAGTGGGCTTCTTCGGTATCTACAACGCAGATCATCTGCTCAGATGTTGCCGGCACCTTTGG GTACTTAGCTCCAGAGTACTTTATGTATGGTAAGATGAACGATAAGATAGACGTGTATGCGTACGGTGTTGTACTCCTCGAGCTTCTTTCTGGAAGAAAACCTGTTAGTAGCGAATCTCCAAAGGCTAGAGAGAGTCTTGTTATGTGG GCAAAACCAATTCTGGATGATAGAGACTATTCTCAGTTACTAGACCAGAGTTTGGTTAATCACAACAATGGTGACCAGATGGAGAGGATGGCGTTAGCTGCCACTCTTTGTATAAGGCATAACCCACAGTCTAGGCCAGAGATGGGAATG GTGTTGAATCTTCTTAAAGGTGACGTGGAGATGCTAAAATGGGCGAAGGAACAAGTTAGCAACGGTTTAGAGGATTCAAAGCTACTCAAAGACGAGAAACTGAAGAGGTCTAATCTACAGTCACATCTTAACGTAGCGTTCCTTGACATGGAGGACGAGGAGTCTATCTCCATGAGAAGCATGGTGCAAGGCATCTCCGTGGAGGATTATCTTAAAGGCAGAGAAAGCCGCTCATCGAGCTTCAATTGA